A genomic window from Brassica oleracea var. oleracea cultivar TO1000 chromosome C8, BOL, whole genome shotgun sequence includes:
- the LOC106309210 gene encoding uncharacterized protein LOC106309210, with the protein SQWEQAPFIQASTEEAGGIVLEKTKNVFESIVSETEDDEKVVSTQQIQVLKWPIWLLGPSVLLTSGMAPTLWLPLSSVYVGSKVVSVLSLIGLDCIFNLGATLFLLMADSCARPKDPSQPCKSQPPFSYKFWNVFALVTGFLVPTLLLLGSQTGLLLSLQPELPFLSVAVLLFPYFILLAVQTLTEILTWSWQSPVWLVTPVVYEAYRVLQLMRGLKLSAEVNAPGWVVHMIRGLVSWWVLILGMQLMRVAWFAGFASRTTTTQQPESVASE; encoded by the coding sequence TCTCAATGGGAACAAGCACCTTTTATTCAAGCTTCCACAGAAGAAGCTGGTGGTATAGTATTAGAAAAAACCAAGAACGTGTTCGAGTCTATCGTATCCGAGACTGAAGATGATGAGAAAGTTGTTTCAACGCAGCAAATTCAGGTTCTTAAATGGCCAATATGGCTTTTAGGCCCATCTGTTCTACTCACAAGTGGTATGGCACCTACTCTATGGCTTCCATTGTCATCGGTTTACGTCGGTTCAAAAGTGGTTAGTGTGCTTTCATTAATCGGTTTAGACTGCATTTTCAACCTCGGAGCAACCCTTTTCTTGTTAATGGCTGATTCTTGCGCACGTCCTAAAGATCCATCGCAACCCTGCAAGAGCCAACCACCGTTTAGTTATAAGTTTTGGAACGTTTTTGCACTCGTAACCGGGTTTCTCGTACCGACGCTACTTCTCTTGGGATCCCAAACCGGTTTACTCCTTTCTCTCCAACCCGAGCTTCCCTTCTTGTCTGTGGCTGTTCTCCTCTTCCCTTACTTCATCCTTCTCGCGGTTCAGACACTAACAGAGATCCTCACGTGGAGCTGGCAATCACCGGTTTGGCTAGTGACACCGGTTGTCTACGAGGCTTACAGAGTTCTGCAACTTATGAGAGGGTTGAAACTAAGCGCAGAGGTTAACGCACCGGGTTGGGTGGTTCATATGATTCGTGGGCTAGTCTCTTGGTGGGTGTTGATCTTGGGGATGCAACTCATGAGAGTTGCTTGGTTTGCTGGTTTTGCATCTAGAACAACAACAACTCAGCAACCAGAATCTGTTGCTTCAGAGTAA